The following proteins are co-located in the Microbulbifer sp. VAAF005 genome:
- the sohB gene encoding protease SohB, whose product MEFLIEYGLFLAKIVTVVVALMVLIGFIFANREQLKERVQGHITVTHLNDRYEQFKETLLEAVMDKHEFARRKKQMAKEKKTQEKALAKKHKAESKKQPEKSAATSSDVAKEEGEHESKSIKGELVSERKRVFVMQFNGDIKASALSHLREEVTAILQVAESGDEVLLCLESPGGMVANYGLAASQLTRIRSAGIHLTIAVDKVAASGGYMMACVADRILAAPFAMLGSIGVLAQMPNFNRLLKRNDIDYELFTAGQYKRTVTMFGENTEEGKQKFQEDLDEIHILFQHFVGEYRQKLDVDKVATGEVWFGQKALSLGLVDELKTSDEYLTSCAKDCDLYQVEFKERKNIAKKIGLAAEAGVESAVTRLFSRLAALRHQAQ is encoded by the coding sequence GTGGAATTTTTAATTGAATACGGCCTTTTTCTAGCCAAAATTGTTACGGTTGTCGTGGCCTTAATGGTGTTGATAGGTTTTATTTTTGCAAATCGAGAGCAGCTGAAAGAGCGTGTTCAGGGGCATATCACAGTTACACATTTGAATGATCGCTATGAGCAGTTTAAAGAAACACTGCTCGAAGCTGTGATGGATAAGCACGAATTCGCCCGTCGTAAAAAGCAAATGGCGAAAGAGAAGAAGACTCAGGAAAAAGCCCTGGCTAAAAAACATAAAGCTGAGAGCAAAAAGCAGCCTGAAAAAAGTGCTGCTACTTCTTCCGACGTTGCTAAAGAGGAAGGAGAGCATGAGTCCAAGAGTATAAAAGGGGAGTTGGTCTCCGAGCGCAAGCGTGTCTTTGTTATGCAATTTAATGGGGATATCAAAGCGAGTGCGCTTTCCCATTTGCGTGAAGAGGTGACGGCTATTCTTCAAGTGGCAGAGTCCGGAGATGAAGTTCTCCTTTGTCTTGAAAGCCCTGGGGGCATGGTGGCGAACTATGGTTTGGCCGCCAGCCAGTTAACCAGAATTCGTAGTGCAGGTATCCATTTGACTATTGCTGTTGATAAAGTAGCTGCCAGTGGGGGCTACATGATGGCCTGTGTTGCAGATCGTATCCTGGCAGCACCCTTTGCGATGTTGGGCTCTATTGGTGTTTTAGCTCAGATGCCGAATTTTAACCGCCTGCTGAAGCGCAATGATATCGATTACGAACTATTTACTGCGGGCCAGTACAAGCGCACTGTAACCATGTTTGGTGAAAATACTGAGGAAGGTAAACAGAAGTTCCAAGAAGATTTAGATGAGATCCATATTCTGTTTCAGCACTTTGTCGGGGAGTACCGGCAAAAACTCGACGTCGACAAAGTTGCCACGGGCGAGGTTTGGTTCGGGCAAAAAGCCCTATCTTTGGGACTGGTCGATGAGCTGAAAACGTCAGATGAATACTTGACCAGTTGTGCTAAGGACTGCGACCTATATCAGGTGGAATTCAAAGAACGGAAAAATATAGCTAAGAAAATAGGGCTGGCGGCAGAAGCAGGTGTGGAATCGGCGGTCACTCGTCTCTTTTCACGGCTGGCAGCTCTGCGTCATCAGGCTCAATAG
- a CDS encoding cation/multidrug efflux pump, with translation MYIAITFIIAILALLLVFWGARVLLSGNWFLGFIRGFAGLFLFAMALWIVLVAADVYSYKNLAEEHSVGIVSFRKIAEQQFEVKFSDTDGIAQKFELLGDQWQLDARMLKWQGPLARWGIKPAYRLDRLSGRYLTLQDERARERSVYEIKGANYGVDVWQFVRGVDGKLPFVDAVYGSATFLPMEDGAVYEVRISHSGLLARPLNQRATSALEGWQ, from the coding sequence ATGTATATAGCGATTACCTTTATTATTGCCATCCTGGCGTTGTTGTTAGTGTTTTGGGGCGCGCGAGTCCTGCTATCGGGAAATTGGTTCCTGGGGTTTATACGTGGTTTCGCCGGTCTTTTTCTTTTTGCAATGGCCCTTTGGATTGTTCTGGTTGCTGCGGACGTTTACAGCTATAAAAACCTGGCTGAAGAGCACAGTGTTGGTATTGTTTCATTTCGGAAAATTGCCGAGCAACAATTTGAAGTCAAATTCTCTGATACGGATGGAATAGCGCAAAAGTTTGAATTGCTTGGGGATCAGTGGCAATTGGATGCCCGAATGCTCAAGTGGCAGGGCCCGTTAGCCCGCTGGGGGATTAAGCCGGCCTATCGTCTGGACAGGTTGAGCGGTCGCTATCTCACGCTGCAGGATGAGCGAGCTCGCGAGCGTTCTGTCTACGAAATAAAGGGGGCGAACTATGGCGTGGATGTCTGGCAATTTGTACGCGGTGTTGATGGCAAGTTGCCCTTTGTTGATGCGGTATATGGCAGTGCCACATTTCTGCCTATGGAGGACGGTGCGGTTTACGAGGTGCGTATTAGCCACAGCGGTTTGTTGGCTCGCCCCCTTAACCAGCGAGCAACTTCCGCCCTGGAAGGTTGGCAGTAA
- the nudC gene encoding NAD(+) diphosphatase, giving the protein MVDKFVPAGNVWAVPEFSQHILIADGLILCRGDFFLHDAQVLVAEAVQSSHYLGELSGRACGVHVLSRQVEIAGYEWRNLRSLLTLVEEPMFALAGRALQISHWDSQHRFCGRCGTPTIYHSNDRARTCPACDLTVYPRISPCVIMLVTRGDECLLARHASRRNATYTALAGFIEPGESAEQALVREVYEEVGLKVGALEYVGSQSWPFPGQLMIGYLAEWQGGGLCLDPNEIEEADWFHYSSLPAIPPIQTLSGRLIHTFVEKVATKNRP; this is encoded by the coding sequence TTGGTAGATAAGTTTGTCCCAGCGGGTAATGTGTGGGCAGTTCCGGAATTTTCCCAGCATATCCTGATTGCTGATGGACTGATTCTCTGCCGAGGAGATTTTTTCCTCCACGACGCCCAGGTGTTGGTAGCGGAGGCTGTTCAATCCAGCCACTACTTGGGAGAGTTAAGTGGGCGGGCGTGTGGTGTCCACGTTTTGTCTCGCCAGGTTGAAATTGCCGGCTATGAATGGCGAAACCTGCGCAGCCTGCTGACTTTGGTTGAGGAGCCGATGTTTGCATTGGCTGGGCGGGCGCTACAGATTTCCCATTGGGATAGCCAACATCGATTTTGCGGTCGTTGTGGCACTCCTACCATCTATCACTCTAATGATCGCGCTCGCACCTGCCCGGCTTGTGATCTCACTGTCTACCCCAGAATCTCCCCCTGTGTAATTATGCTTGTTACCCGGGGAGATGAGTGTCTCTTGGCTCGTCATGCCTCGCGTCGAAATGCAACTTATACAGCCCTCGCTGGGTTTATAGAGCCCGGTGAGAGTGCTGAGCAAGCGCTGGTGCGTGAAGTCTATGAGGAAGTGGGGCTCAAAGTGGGTGCCCTGGAGTATGTGGGGAGCCAGTCCTGGCCTTTTCCCGGGCAGTTGATGATCGGGTATTTGGCGGAGTGGCAAGGTGGGGGATTGTGCTTGGACCCCAATGAGATAGAAGAGGCAGACTGGTTCCACTACAGTTCATTGCCAGCTATACCGCCCATACAAACCCTGTCCGGCCGCTTGATCCACACTTTTGTTGAAAAGGTTGCAACGAAGAACCGCCCGTAA